In a single window of the Zonotrichia leucophrys gambelii isolate GWCS_2022_RI chromosome 2, RI_Zleu_2.0, whole genome shotgun sequence genome:
- the SERPINB5 gene encoding serpin B5 isoform X2 has protein sequence MTMDALQLANTAFAVDMFKKLCEKDKTANIIFSPLCTSTSLALAYKATKGDTAEQMKQVLHLQDVKDVSFGFQTITSDVSKLSSFFALKMVKRLFVDKSLNPTTDFVNSTKRPFPSELELVEFKEKTEETREKINKSLSELTDGKMENVLNEDSVSDQTQILLVNAAYFVTNWMKKFPEAEIKECPFKVNKTETKPVQMMNLEATFCLGYVKDLNVAILELPCLNKHISMLILLPKEIEDETTGLEKLENALTPETLLQWTNPSMMANTKVNVFLPKFSVEGDYDLKPLLESLGMTNVFNESASDFSEMCETKGVVVSKVIHKVSLEVNEQGGDSREVPGYRILQHKDEFKADHPFIFLFRHNKTRNVILSGRFCSP, from the exons atGACAATGGATGCTCTGCAACTAGCAAACACTGCCTTTGCAGTTGATATGTTCAAAAAGCTATGTGAGAAGGACAAAACAGCcaacattattttttccccactgtgtACCTCAACGTCTCTGGCTCTGGCATACAAAGCTACGAAAGGTGATACTGCAGAGCAGATGAAACAG GTGCTCCATTTACAAGATGTCAAGGATGTTTCTTTTGGGTTTCAAACAATAACTTCAGATGTTTCCAAACTCAGCTCTTTCTTTGCACTGAAAATGGTTAAACGGCTCTTTGTAGACAAGTCTCTCAATCCTACCACG GACTTTGTCAACTCCACAAAGAGACCTTTTCCTTCTGAACTGGAATTAGTGGAGTTCAAAGAAAAAACTGAGGAAACCCGAGAAAAGATCAACAAATCCCTTTCAGAGCTGACTGATG gaaaaatggagaatGTTTTGAATGAGGATAGTGTAAGTGACCAGACTCAGATCCTTTTAGTTAATGCTGCTTACTTTGTCACAAACTGGATGAAGAAGTTCCCAGAGGCAGAGATCAAAGAATGTCCTTTTAAAGTCAACAAG ACTGAAACTAAGCCAGTGCAGATGATGAATCTGGAAGCTACTTTTTGCCTGGGCTATGTAAAAGATTTAAATGTTGCCATCCTTGAGCTCCCATGCCTTAACAAACATATAAGCATGCTCATTCTCCTGCCCAAAGAGATTGAAGATGAGACCACTGGCTTGGAGAag ctggaaaacGCACTGACCCCTGAGACATTACTACAGTGGACAAATCCCAGCATGATGGCCAACACCAAAGTGAATGTATTTCTTCCAAAGTTTAGTGTGGAAGGTGACTATGACCTGAAGCCCCTTCTGGAAAGCCTGGGAATGACAAATGTCTTCAATGAAAGCGCATCAGATTTCTCTGAGATGTGTGAGACAAAAGGTGTGGTTGTGTCAAAGGTCATCCATAAAGTCTCCTTGGAAGTCAATGAACAAGGTGGTGACTCCCGAGAGGTACCTGGATATCGGATTCTGCAGCACAAAGATGAATTTAAAGCTGACCATCCATTTATCTTTTTGTTTAGACACAACAAAACTCGCAACGTGATTCTTTCAGGCCGTTTCTGTTCTCCTTAA
- the SERPINB5 gene encoding serpin B5 isoform X1, whose amino-acid sequence MLRMTMDALQLANTAFAVDMFKKLCEKDKTANIIFSPLCTSTSLALAYKATKGDTAEQMKQVLHLQDVKDVSFGFQTITSDVSKLSSFFALKMVKRLFVDKSLNPTTDFVNSTKRPFPSELELVEFKEKTEETREKINKSLSELTDGKMENVLNEDSVSDQTQILLVNAAYFVTNWMKKFPEAEIKECPFKVNKTETKPVQMMNLEATFCLGYVKDLNVAILELPCLNKHISMLILLPKEIEDETTGLEKLENALTPETLLQWTNPSMMANTKVNVFLPKFSVEGDYDLKPLLESLGMTNVFNESASDFSEMCETKGVVVSKVIHKVSLEVNEQGGDSREVPGYRILQHKDEFKADHPFIFLFRHNKTRNVILSGRFCSP is encoded by the exons gatGACAATGGATGCTCTGCAACTAGCAAACACTGCCTTTGCAGTTGATATGTTCAAAAAGCTATGTGAGAAGGACAAAACAGCcaacattattttttccccactgtgtACCTCAACGTCTCTGGCTCTGGCATACAAAGCTACGAAAGGTGATACTGCAGAGCAGATGAAACAG GTGCTCCATTTACAAGATGTCAAGGATGTTTCTTTTGGGTTTCAAACAATAACTTCAGATGTTTCCAAACTCAGCTCTTTCTTTGCACTGAAAATGGTTAAACGGCTCTTTGTAGACAAGTCTCTCAATCCTACCACG GACTTTGTCAACTCCACAAAGAGACCTTTTCCTTCTGAACTGGAATTAGTGGAGTTCAAAGAAAAAACTGAGGAAACCCGAGAAAAGATCAACAAATCCCTTTCAGAGCTGACTGATG gaaaaatggagaatGTTTTGAATGAGGATAGTGTAAGTGACCAGACTCAGATCCTTTTAGTTAATGCTGCTTACTTTGTCACAAACTGGATGAAGAAGTTCCCAGAGGCAGAGATCAAAGAATGTCCTTTTAAAGTCAACAAG ACTGAAACTAAGCCAGTGCAGATGATGAATCTGGAAGCTACTTTTTGCCTGGGCTATGTAAAAGATTTAAATGTTGCCATCCTTGAGCTCCCATGCCTTAACAAACATATAAGCATGCTCATTCTCCTGCCCAAAGAGATTGAAGATGAGACCACTGGCTTGGAGAag ctggaaaacGCACTGACCCCTGAGACATTACTACAGTGGACAAATCCCAGCATGATGGCCAACACCAAAGTGAATGTATTTCTTCCAAAGTTTAGTGTGGAAGGTGACTATGACCTGAAGCCCCTTCTGGAAAGCCTGGGAATGACAAATGTCTTCAATGAAAGCGCATCAGATTTCTCTGAGATGTGTGAGACAAAAGGTGTGGTTGTGTCAAAGGTCATCCATAAAGTCTCCTTGGAAGTCAATGAACAAGGTGGTGACTCCCGAGAGGTACCTGGATATCGGATTCTGCAGCACAAAGATGAATTTAAAGCTGACCATCCATTTATCTTTTTGTTTAGACACAACAAAACTCGCAACGTGATTCTTTCAGGCCGTTTCTGTTCTCCTTAA